One Coprobacter fastidiosus genomic window, AATCTCCTTATTGGATGCAAATCCTTGTGAAAGGATCAATTTTGTACCGGCTAACCCATATTTGGGCAGTCGAGACTCGATCGCCAATATCGAATCTTTCGAAAGTTCTTGTCCTATAAGAGAAACCCGAATAACTTTCTGTCCGCTCTCAAATGAAGCCGTTTTACTTAAAACCTGAATATCAGGTAAATTAAACTGCTGATTCACAAACTGGAATGCAGATGTCTCGAAGTAATTCTGACGTATCATATTATAGGTAATGATCACGCTCGGTGTCATTGTAAGGAGCAGAATAGAATATACAATACGTTGTACGGTTTTCTCACGGTCTTTATCGACAAACTGCTTTTTAGAAAACTTCATTGCTTTTACTCCCATTGTCGTTGCAAAAGCAATAAAAACAGAATTGATAAAGAACAGATAAAACGCTCCGAAAAAATAGTGCATATTTCCATTGGCCAGGCCGAAACCTGCCGTACATAAGGGAGGCATCAAAGCCGTAGCAATAGCCACTCCCGGAATTACGTTTCCCTTTTGTTTGGTAGCCATGGCTACAATGCCTGCCAATCCGCCAAAAAGAGCAATCAACACATCATATATCGTCGGGGATGTACGTGCCAGCAATTCCGACCGGGCTTCATTCAACGGAGAAATCAAAAAATAGAGCGTAGAGGTCAATACACTGAAAATAGTCGCCACACCTAAATTCCGAAAAGACTTTTTTATCAATTCGAAGTCATTGATTCCAAGTCCCAATCCAATGCCCATTATAGGACCCATTAATGGAGAAATCAACATCGCGCCAATAATAACCGCCGTAGAGTTTGTATTAAGCCCTAAAGAAGCAATAAAAATGGCAAAAATAAGTATCCATATGGTAGAGCCTTTAAATTCTATCCCTTCACGGATGGCCTCGACTGTCACCTGTTCACTTTCTCGGTCCTGACTCTGGTCTAAATAATGCCCCAAAAACTGCCTGACAGCAAGAAACGACTCTTTAAAAAACATATCCTCACTTTTTTATCAATTTATTTATCAACGGAATCTCTTTTATCGGCAAATCCCGTTTTACCATATAAACAACGAAAACAGATAAAAGTGCTGTACGGAACAATAATTTTAAAACCAGATTATCTATATCCACCCATATCGCAACAGCATATAAAACAAGAGTCAATACCGCATAACGTCCCATCGAGGGCAAGTCGTATTTAATCGGGTATTTTTTTTGTCCTATAAAATAGGAAGCCATCATCATCGAGAAATAACAGAAAAAAGCAGCCCATGCACATGCCATATACCCGAAACGAGGGACGAACATTATATTTATAGCCGCCGTAACAACAAACCCGAATAAAGAAAACCAAGCCCCCCATTGCGTCTGGTCCGTGAGCTTATACCAGAGAGAAAGATTAAAAAATATTCCGAAAAACAACTCTGCCAACATAACGATAGGAACGACTTCGATGCCTGTAAAATACTCCTTCGGCATAAGAAAACGTACCAGATCCAAATAAAACATCACCCCCAAGAATATGAAGAGTCCGAAAATAACAAAATACTTCATCGCATCTGAATAGGATTTTTTATTTTCATCTCCGGATTCTTTGTTTTTTGCAAAAATAAACGGTTCATAAGCAAAACGAAACGCCTGCGTAAACATAACCATGACAATAGCTATCTTATAAGCCGCACCGTATATTCCCAACTCAGACATCGCATTAGGCCGGGATTCCGCCAGCAACGGATAAAACATTTTATCAAATGTCTGATTCATAATTCCGGCAATACCCAATATCAACAACGGGAATGAGTAACGAAGCATACGTTTCCAGATCACCGCATCAAAACGATAACGAATCTTAAATATTTCGGGAATCAACATCAATAATACAGCTCCCGAACTGATCAAATTGGAGACTAAAATATAGCCTACCATAAAATCAGGATCAAAAAACCATGAAATCAGGGTGGGATTAGTTTTGTATATCCACGGACACAATAAGAAAAAAAACAGATTCAATGCGATATTCAAAAATATAGAAAAAAGTTTAAGCGCGGCAAAGCGTATCGGACGTTTCTGATAACGCAAATAAGCAAACGGCAAAGCGGTAAAAGCGTCTATTGCGATTATCAATGCCACCATCCAAACATAATCGGTATGAGCGGGATACCCCAACCATGCAGAAACCGGTTTCAAAAAAATAAGCACCAATATAAAGAACAAAGACGATGTGGATGCTAAAGAAATCAGTCCGGTAGTATATACTTTAAGAGGGTCTTTATACTCCTTATCATTGGCAAAACGAAAAAATCCGGTTTCGAGTCCATAGGTCAGAATAATCAACAACAAAGCCATATAGGCATATAAATTTGTAACTATCCCGTACTCTGCGGTAGTTTTTAGTGCGTTAATATACAAAAAAACAAAGCACCAATTCAAGAAACGCCCCAAGATACTGCTCAATCCGTATATCGCAGTATCCTTGGCAAGAGTTTTCATTCCGGACATAAATAATCGTTTTAAAATAAAGAACCCTGTTCCGAGAAACGGGAACGACGCAAATGCGTATATGCCAAATCGGTCACTTCCCGCCCACGTGGAGTCCGTTTAATAAATCCTTCTT contains:
- a CDS encoding TIGR00341 family protein, producing the protein MFFKESFLAVRQFLGHYLDQSQDRESEQVTVEAIREGIEFKGSTIWILIFAIFIASLGLNTNSTAVIIGAMLISPLMGPIMGIGLGLGINDFELIKKSFRNLGVATIFSVLTSTLYFLISPLNEARSELLARTSPTIYDVLIALFGGLAGIVAMATKQKGNVIPGVAIATALMPPLCTAGFGLANGNMHYFFGAFYLFFINSVFIAFATTMGVKAMKFSKKQFVDKDREKTVQRIVYSILLLTMTPSVIITYNMIRQNYFETSAFQFVNQQFNLPDIQVLSKTASFESGQKVIRVSLIGQELSKDSILAIESRLPKYGLAGTKLILSQGFASNKEIDLKSLNSMMFQDIYKDNQQQIALLNKKVDSLRTVVSRYQQYDTIGVAISPEIKVLFPLVENIAVTKSVFSSVETGKLDTMTLAVVRYAKPMSKAEQSRFVRWLEARLAVKSIKIVME
- a CDS encoding lipopolysaccharide biosynthesis protein, whose protein sequence is MSGMKTLAKDTAIYGLSSILGRFLNWCFVFLYINALKTTAEYGIVTNLYAYMALLLIILTYGLETGFFRFANDKEYKDPLKVYTTGLISLASTSSLFFILVLIFLKPVSAWLGYPAHTDYVWMVALIIAIDAFTALPFAYLRYQKRPIRFAALKLFSIFLNIALNLFFFLLCPWIYKTNPTLISWFFDPDFMVGYILVSNLISSGAVLLMLIPEIFKIRYRFDAVIWKRMLRYSFPLLILGIAGIMNQTFDKMFYPLLAESRPNAMSELGIYGAAYKIAIVMVMFTQAFRFAYEPFIFAKNKESGDENKKSYSDAMKYFVIFGLFIFLGVMFYLDLVRFLMPKEYFTGIEVVPIVMLAELFFGIFFNLSLWYKLTDQTQWGAWFSLFGFVVTAAINIMFVPRFGYMACAWAAFFCYFSMMMASYFIGQKKYPIKYDLPSMGRYAVLTLVLYAVAIWVDIDNLVLKLLFRTALLSVFVVYMVKRDLPIKEIPLINKLIKK